A region of Thermococcus argininiproducens DNA encodes the following proteins:
- a CDS encoding antibiotic biosynthesis monooxygenase, with protein sequence MRLWHGKVPIEKADEYEKFLIERAVPDYNSVDGLLKLYFTRKDEDTVAHFLLVTIWDSMESIKKFAGENPEIAKYYPEDDEFLLEKEKYVSIYHVFYEN encoded by the coding sequence ATGAGGTTGTGGCATGGCAAAGTTCCTATTGAGAAAGCTGATGAGTACGAGAAGTTCTTAATTGAAAGGGCAGTACCGGATTATAACTCTGTTGATGGTTTACTAAAACTATACTTCACACGAAAAGATGAAGACACAGTGGCTCATTTCCTTCTCGTGACTATCTGGGATTCTATGGAGTCTATTAAGAAATTCGCTGGTGAAAATCCAGAAATTGCGAAGTATTATCCAGAAGACGACGAATTCTTACTGGAAAAGGAGAAATACGTTTCCATATATCATGTGTTTTATGAGAACTGA
- the scpB gene encoding SMC-Scp complex subunit ScpB, giving the protein MGLIEDKALVEAALFVSGRPLSVKEISKALGIKSLDYIEKLIELIAAEYAERNSAIEVVRVLGDKYVMQVKQEYSQRVVQLMPRPDLRTGELKTLALIAYLQPIEQSKLVKLRGSQVYEHIKRLLEMGLVYAEPYERTKILGTTQKFAELYGFPENDPLIIKEAFKKVVHAEYSDLISKIEKEQKNENRE; this is encoded by the coding sequence ATGGGGTTAATTGAGGACAAGGCTCTAGTTGAGGCTGCTTTATTCGTATCTGGTAGGCCACTGAGCGTGAAAGAGATTTCGAAGGCTTTGGGAATAAAATCCCTTGACTATATCGAGAAGCTTATTGAGCTTATAGCAGCGGAATATGCAGAAAGAAACAGTGCTATAGAGGTAGTGAGGGTTTTAGGAGACAAATATGTAATGCAGGTTAAGCAAGAGTATTCTCAAAGGGTAGTTCAGTTAATGCCAAGGCCAGATCTGAGAACAGGAGAACTTAAAACACTAGCATTGATAGCATATCTTCAGCCAATAGAGCAAAGCAAATTAGTGAAGCTCAGAGGAAGCCAGGTGTATGAACATATAAAACGTCTGCTGGAAATGGGTTTGGTGTATGCGGAGCCCTATGAAAGAACAAAAATCCTTGGAACAACCCAAAAGTTTGCTGAGCTTTATGGGTTCCCGGAGAATGATCCTCTCATAATTAAAGAGGCCTTTAAAAAAGTTGTTCATGCGGAGTATTCTGACTTGATATCTAAGATAGAGAAGGAACAAAAAAACGAAAACAGAGAGTAG
- a CDS encoding OB-fold nucleic acid binding domain-containing protein, with protein sequence MVVITKDEIVKRIRQKTGMSMEEIEAKINEIARANEISEHAAALLLAEELGIKTEEEEAPLMHLADLVPGMRGVNIVGRVLRKYPVREYKKKDGSLGRVAGLLIYDNTGKARVVLWDSEIAKYYNEIQVGSVVKIINADVRESLRGLPELHVSFRSRLILNPDDPRVSEIPPIEEVRSYNYTRKKIGELMGGEKFVEVRGTIAKLYRVIAYDACPQCRRKVDYDPATNVWICIEHGEVKPITATILDFGLDDSTGYIRVTLFGDDVVEILGVEPEEIGGKLKELIKTGMTTREAGRKLAEDEFYHVLGKEIVVRGNVVEDRFLGLILKASSWDDVDCKREIERVRRELLEEVE encoded by the coding sequence ATGGTAGTTATAACTAAAGATGAGATTGTAAAAAGAATACGGCAAAAAACAGGTATGAGTATGGAGGAGATAGAAGCTAAAATCAATGAGATTGCACGGGCTAATGAGATCTCTGAGCATGCCGCTGCCCTGTTACTGGCAGAAGAACTCGGGATAAAAACTGAAGAAGAGGAAGCTCCACTTATGCATCTTGCTGATTTGGTCCCAGGAATGAGAGGAGTTAATATAGTCGGAAGAGTTCTCCGAAAATATCCTGTTAGGGAATACAAGAAGAAAGATGGTTCTTTAGGAAGGGTAGCAGGACTTCTAATTTATGATAATACTGGGAAGGCGAGAGTTGTGTTGTGGGATTCTGAAATTGCAAAGTATTACAATGAAATACAAGTTGGAAGTGTGGTTAAGATAATAAACGCCGATGTAAGGGAAAGTCTTAGAGGTCTTCCAGAGCTTCATGTAAGCTTCAGGAGCAGACTCATTTTAAATCCGGACGACCCGAGAGTAAGTGAGATTCCACCTATTGAGGAGGTTAGGAGCTATAATTACACAAGAAAGAAGATTGGGGAGTTAATGGGTGGAGAGAAATTTGTAGAAGTTAGGGGCACAATAGCCAAACTTTACAGAGTCATTGCTTATGATGCATGTCCTCAATGTAGGAGAAAAGTTGATTATGATCCAGCGACAAACGTATGGATATGCATAGAACATGGCGAAGTAAAACCAATAACTGCTACGATTCTTGACTTTGGTCTGGATGATTCCACAGGTTACATTAGAGTCACTTTATTTGGAGATGACGTGGTAGAAATTCTCGGTGTAGAACCTGAAGAAATAGGTGGGAAACTTAAGGAACTGATAAAAACAGGCATGACTACAAGGGAAGCTGGTAGAAAGCTAGCAGAGGATGAATTTTACCATGTGCTTGGTAAAGAGATAGTAGTTAGAGGAAACGTTGTTGAAGATCGCTTCTTAGGCTTGATATTGAAGGCTTCATCTTGGGATGATGTGGATTGTAAAAGAGAAATTGAAAGAGTTAGGAGAGAGCTTTTGGAGGAGGTAGAGTGA
- a CDS encoding OB-fold nucleic acid binding domain-containing protein — MKKRLPSTRVYIKDILEGFYVKSEGDFEPNYLITKDARKVYRAKIVGTVVREPIIAEDETYGKFQIDDGTGVIWVLGFRDDTRFIRLVKKGDMVQLIGKITEWRDDKQVLIEGVTKVDPNMWILHRYETLRDKVEHIKKARLAFEIYNTYGITAKARVIAKNKGISEDLLATIDELYAVIMEQKAEESAFEEEFFEEAEKVKEGLEEVKRAVLEILRSKGMAVSLKFIQRKLQDKYDIETIEEAIRTLLAEGEIFEPEIGYYQILE, encoded by the coding sequence ATGAAAAAGAGGTTACCTTCAACTAGGGTTTATATAAAGGATATACTTGAAGGATTTTATGTAAAAAGTGAGGGGGATTTCGAACCTAATTATTTAATCACAAAGGATGCAAGGAAAGTTTACAGAGCAAAAATTGTAGGGACTGTAGTCAGAGAACCGATTATTGCAGAGGATGAAACTTATGGTAAGTTCCAGATTGATGACGGAACTGGAGTGATATGGGTTCTTGGGTTTAGGGATGATACGAGGTTTATTCGTTTAGTGAAAAAAGGAGACATGGTTCAGCTAATTGGTAAAATTACAGAATGGAGAGACGATAAGCAAGTGCTGATTGAAGGAGTGACCAAAGTAGACCCAAACATGTGGATATTACATCGCTATGAGACCTTAAGAGATAAAGTGGAGCACATAAAGAAAGCAAGACTTGCCTTTGAGATATACAATACGTATGGAATAACAGCAAAAGCTAGAGTAATAGCTAAGAACAAAGGAATATCCGAAGATTTACTTGCTACCATTGATGAACTGTATGCTGTGATAATGGAGCAAAAAGCTGAGGAGTCTGCATTTGAGGAAGAATTCTTTGAAGAGGCCGAAAAAGTTAAGGAAGGTTTGGAAGAAGTTAAGAGAGCGGTACTTGAGATTCTTCGATCAAAGGGAATGGCTGTTTCACTTAAGTTTATCCAAAGAAAACTGCAAGACAAGTACGATATAGAAACCATTGAAGAGGCCATTAGGACCCTTTTGGCAGAGGGCGAAATCTTTGAACCAGAGATAGGCTATTATCAGATTCTTGAATGA
- a CDS encoding ribonucleoside-triphosphate reductase, producing the protein MEFRDVIEKELANPKLWTLITFKTPYGPGETMDQLANLLEELGWKITFKANWWTADIPYGVIRLDAEHEGREKIILGRWILGSKCELLKIENLDLEKGKNEFYRLVDGITSTLIHDPVIRTMREQY; encoded by the coding sequence ATGGAATTTAGAGATGTAATCGAAAAAGAGTTGGCTAATCCTAAACTTTGGACTCTCATCACATTTAAAACCCCATATGGACCCGGTGAAACCATGGATCAACTAGCAAATCTTCTTGAAGAACTGGGATGGAAAATCACCTTTAAAGCAAATTGGTGGACTGCAGACATTCCATATGGGGTAATTAGATTAGATGCAGAACATGAGGGTCGAGAGAAAATAATCTTGGGGAGATGGATACTTGGAAGCAAGTGTGAACTTCTTAAAATCGAGAACCTAGACTTAGAAAAGGGTAAAAATGAGTTCTACAGACTAGTAGACGGAATTACATCAACACTAATACACGATCCAGTTATTAGAACTATGAGAGAACAATATTAA
- a CDS encoding geranylgeranylglycerol-phosphate geranylgeranyltransferase, giving the protein MELKGLIEIVRPANCIIAGLVGILGATVALGSLPPNKTSLLIFLVVFLGCSWGNTINDYFDYEIDKINRPKRPLPRGAFSRNTALIYGLSLALSGLFIAYLIGIEAFLFALGAYLLMFLYAWKLKPLPFIGNLAVATLTGATPIYGAIAVEKIGLAGYLALCAFLVNVAREIFKDVEDIEGDKTQGAKTIPIIWGIKRASMIGVLFNITTIMASFLPVRAGIGLGYFPIIFVDGIILWASYEVLKSPSPTTAGKVQRKLKIAIYLAVLSFLLGSITREV; this is encoded by the coding sequence ATGGAACTCAAAGGACTCATTGAAATTGTAAGACCAGCTAATTGTATTATCGCAGGTTTAGTAGGTATCCTTGGCGCTACTGTAGCCTTAGGTAGTTTACCCCCTAACAAAACAAGTTTGCTGATATTTTTAGTAGTTTTCTTGGGATGTAGCTGGGGAAACACAATAAATGATTATTTTGATTATGAAATTGATAAAATTAACAGACCAAAAAGACCTCTTCCGAGAGGAGCCTTTTCCAGAAATACTGCCCTCATTTATGGTCTCTCTCTGGCACTTTCAGGCCTTTTTATAGCATATTTAATTGGCATTGAAGCATTTCTCTTTGCATTAGGTGCATATTTATTGATGTTCCTCTATGCATGGAAACTCAAACCCCTGCCATTCATCGGGAACTTAGCCGTTGCAACCTTAACTGGGGCAACGCCTATTTACGGCGCAATCGCTGTTGAGAAAATAGGGCTAGCAGGTTATCTCGCTCTCTGTGCATTCTTGGTAAACGTTGCCAGAGAAATTTTCAAAGATGTCGAAGACATAGAAGGTGACAAAACCCAAGGTGCAAAGACTATCCCTATTATTTGGGGTATTAAGAGGGCTTCCATGATTGGAGTTTTGTTCAACATAACTACCATTATGGCGTCGTTCCTTCCTGTAAGAGCAGGAATAGGCCTTGGATACTTCCCCATAATCTTTGTAGATGGAATAATTTTATGGGCAAGTTACGAAGTTTTAAAAAGCCCTTCTCCTACAACTGCCGGGAAGGTTCAAAGAAAGCTGAAAATTGCCATATATTTGGCAGTGCTCAGTTTTTTACTAGGATCAATAACAAGGGAGGTGTAA
- a CDS encoding Clp1/GlmU family protein, which produces MNKAKYTNRVPEDRKEVVEVIRKLKKPVKIMIIGSVDSGKTTLTVFLANELLKEGLRVGIIDSDIGQKGILPPAVISLGFPEEVFTSLDEIKAKKHYFVGTITPNQFFGEMITGVKLLVNEAIKRADVILIDTTGLVHGPGVELKRMKIEVTNPDIIIALQKKDELGNIIQPFEGKIRIFKLKISENVRIHTREERRKIRRDKWKRYFKESHEWEIDLQQINISGTLMFQGTKITEEEKNMLESLFRWIIFHGRKISNKYFVVKANIGNFPRSFDRNTLMACDFENLSNLIVGLIDRKGFCLGLGILKFINFNELKAHLMTPLNKEELEKITEIRLGRIRVREDGEELGLLPREAL; this is translated from the coding sequence ATGAATAAAGCCAAGTACACGAACAGAGTTCCAGAAGATAGAAAAGAAGTTGTCGAGGTCATCAGAAAGCTCAAAAAACCTGTAAAGATCATGATAATAGGGAGCGTGGATAGCGGAAAGACCACGCTCACAGTTTTTTTAGCAAACGAACTGTTAAAAGAGGGCCTTAGAGTAGGAATAATTGATAGTGATATAGGTCAAAAGGGAATTCTTCCTCCAGCAGTCATTAGCCTTGGATTTCCAGAGGAAGTGTTTACCTCTCTAGATGAGATAAAAGCCAAAAAACATTATTTTGTAGGTACTATTACTCCTAATCAGTTCTTTGGGGAGATGATAACTGGAGTAAAACTTCTCGTTAATGAAGCCATTAAAAGGGCGGATGTTATTCTCATAGACACTACTGGCCTAGTACATGGCCCAGGTGTAGAATTGAAACGAATGAAAATCGAGGTAACTAATCCCGACATTATTATTGCCCTTCAGAAAAAAGACGAGCTTGGAAATATTATTCAGCCTTTTGAGGGCAAAATAAGAATATTCAAATTAAAAATTAGTGAAAACGTGAGAATTCACACCAGAGAAGAAAGAAGAAAAATAAGACGAGACAAGTGGAAAAGATATTTCAAAGAATCCCATGAATGGGAGATTGACCTGCAACAGATAAACATAAGTGGCACGCTAATGTTCCAAGGAACAAAAATCACTGAAGAAGAGAAAAATATGTTAGAGAGTCTTTTTAGATGGATAATATTTCATGGAAGAAAAATTTCCAATAAGTATTTCGTGGTAAAAGCAAATATTGGAAACTTTCCCAGAAGTTTTGATCGAAACACGCTCATGGCCTGTGATTTCGAAAACTTAAGCAATCTTATCGTTGGCCTTATAGACAGGAAGGGATTTTGTTTGGGATTAGGGATTCTCAAGTTCATAAATTTCAACGAGCTTAAAGCTCACTTAATGACTCCCCTAAATAAAGAAGAACTTGAAAAAATTACGGAAATAAGGTTAGGCAGAATTAGAGTTAGGGAAGACGGGGAAGAGCTCGGCCTCCTCCCTAGAGAAGCCCTTTAG